The DNA sequence CATCTTACAGCCTGTGGTAGCTTGGGTCTGGGGCACCatggcccaggccctgggggaggACCTGGTGCAACCTTTGGAGCTGCAGGATGACTCCAGCTCTTTGGGGTCCGACTCGGAGCTGAGTGGGCCCGGCCCATATCGCCAGGCTGACCGCTATGGCTTCATTGGGGGCAGCTCAGCAGAGCCAGGGTaagtgggggtgggatggggggcagcggggtgctgggatggaggtTGGGGGCTGAGGGCTAAATTCTAGAGTGAGGCTCAACCTCACTGGGTCCCTGAGGGTCTGGGGACTCAGCCAGTGTCACCCCTCTTCATGCTCCAGGTGGAATCCTAAAGTTGGCACGGCTGGGGCAggagtgccccccaccccatgcctctTTTACTCCCGGCTTCCCAGGCTCTGCATCTATCCTTGGGGCCAAATATCCTTCCCCTTTTAATCTGCCCCAATAATCCCAGAACCAAACCAAAGAACCCAcacctctacccctcccctctcccaatACACAGACAGGAAAACAAGTCCAGATaggaatttgcccaaggtcacacagcagatcAGATAGAATCTGATTCGAACTCAGGACTCCTGACTTCTAGTCCGCAGCTCTGTCCACGTCGCTTCTCTTATGAGTTGTCTGTGTTCCTATGCTGGGGGACAGACAACCAgtccctcccccagcacacaccTACACACCCCCTTCAGTCTGTCCTGCTTCTGCCCACATCAGAGCCACGTCCTTTCCTGTCCCTATGACAACCATTGGCAACCCCTGGGTGACAGGTTACCCCCCAGGGCTCCCCAGAGAACTCCACGGCCAGGAGCTGAGCTTCCCCAGGCAGCGTGGAGGGTGGCAGATGTGGGCCCCGGGTAACAGCTAGCCAACGCCTCTGCGCCTGTGCCATGTGCCCGCAGGCCAGGTCACCCTCCTGCAGACCTTATCCGCCAGCGGGAGATGAAGTGGGTGGAGATGACCTCGCACTGGGAGAAAACCATGTCTCGCCGGTACAAGAAGGTGAGGGGAGgatggggctctgggctcagccccCTTCGCCTCTGCCCATAGCTGGCAAAATTTacccctcctgtgtcccagcACCTCCTGCCTTTCCCCCTACCACCCAAAGTAACCCTTGCCCCATGACAGGCTGGGGCCTGGGACCTGCCAACAGGAGCGGGGGAGGCTGGCCTGGCCGATCTAACGGGGCCCGTCGGCCTCACCCGCAGGTAAAGATGCAGTGCCGGAAAGGTATCCCCTCGGCTCTCCGGGCCAGGTGCTGGCCCCTGTTGTGCGGGGCCCACGTGTGTCAGAAGAACAGCCCTGACATCTATCAGGTAACAGAGTTGGCAGGGGTCCCTGCCACCCTTTTCCAGAGCTCCTCGCCACTCTGAGCCCTCACAcccaccctcctgcccacccGCAGAAACTGGCCGAGGCCCCTGGAGACCCGCAGTGGATGGAGACCATCAGCAGGGACCTGCACCGCCAGTTCCCTCTACACGAGATGTTTGTGtcacctcagggtcatgggtagGCGGCCAGTGACACCTGGGGACCTCCAGCCCCACAACCTCCGGGGTCTTCAGCCCGGACCCCTACCTCAGCTTTATAGCCTTACATCTCAGGGGATCCAGCAAGGCCGAGGGGGGCTGAGGCCTGGGAAGAGACCccgagggtggggaaggggtacCTGGAGGACCAGCGTCTGATGGGGTCTTCTGGCACAGGCAGCAGGGGCTCCTGCAGGTACTCAAGGCCTACACCCTGCATCGGCCCGAACAGGGCTACTGTCAGGCCCAAGGCCCTGTGGCTGCCGTGCTACTCATGCATCTGCCCCCAGAGGTGAGTGCCCTCGAGACCCtgactccccagccccagggatcCATGACCCCCAACCCCAGGGACTCGGACTTTAGGTACCTGAGACCCAtgacccccccaaccccaggaaCTCTGGACTCGGGGACCTGGGATCCTTGACTCTCTGATCCTGTCCCAGTGACCCAGGGCCTCATGGCCACCAACCTCAGTGACCTTCAAGCCCAACGACCTTGACTCCAGGAACCTAGGACCCTtggcccctgctccctgccccagtGACCTAAGAATCTGGACGTCATCACCTTGACCTCACGACTCCTGATTCTGAGCCCTGTGACCATGATCTTAATGACCCCAAGAGCTCAGGACTTGAACTTTGGGAACCTCCCAACCCTTGACCAGCGAGCCCCAACTCTGTGACTCTTGAAATTCAACATCATGAACCCTATGACTTCCAAGCCCCTAAACCCAACAGTAGGCCTCTGGGCAGTGGGGAGACTTTTGGTAAGAGCCCGAGTTTAGGCTGTTTGGCTCCAGGCTCCAGAGTCACCACCCCAGGGAGTACGTAGGCCCGCCCCTGTGCTCCTTTCCCCTACCCTATGGTTCCTTCTGTGATCCCCTGGGTGGGGGCACTCATGGCCTGTGCCCCcacccaggaggccttctggtgCCTGGTACAGATCTGCGAGGTCTACCTCCCTGGCTACTACGGGCCCCACATGGtgagaggctgggagggggccGGAGCACGAGGAGGGACTGGGCAGGCGggcaggggccgggggagggggaggggcggagccTGGGTTTCCAGAGTGGACGCGCTGACGGACGTGGCTGCAGGAGGCTGTGCAGCTGGACGCCGaggtgttcatggctctgctccGACGGCTGCTCCCGCGTGCGCACAAGCACCTGCAGCAGGTGGGCGTCGGGCCTCTGCTCTACCTGCCCGAGTGGTTCCTGTGCCTCTTCGCCcgctccctgcccttccccacggTGCTGCGCGTCTGGGACGCCTTCCTCAGTGAGGGTGAGTGGGCAGCCAGAGGGGATGCCTGGGCTGGGAGCCTTGGGGTGTGCCCAGGGACGAGCACGCGAGCTCTGCTCTGCCCCACCTGCCACTGCCAATCCCGGCCCCGGGCGTGGGTGCCAGAGTGTGCTGAGGGCGATGGGGAGGGTTGGCCCTGGGGGaacagcccagcccctgcctgcaTGTCACCAGTGCGATGACTGGCCACTCCTGCCCCTGTGACGAGACCCCCTGAGGGAGGGCAGGCTCTGCTGGGGAcaggctggggcctgggaggCTCCCCCCAGTGAGGTGGGGCAGAACTGGCgagatcccagcagaggagctgtTCGGGGACTGGGCTCAGTGGGCACGGCCAGTGGCGGGAGCGGggccagtgggagaggaagagagctcACCCCTGGAGCCCAGGGGCACTTGGTGAGCCCTCACAGGTGCCCCGCATGGCTGTAGACGCTGGGACCCCCTGAGTGAACGAGACCTACattctggtgggggtggggatgggagacaACAGTAACCAAATTAACAAGATATTTataggggcgcccggctggctcagtggtggagcatgtgactcttgatctcagggtcgcgagttcaagccccatgttgggcatagagcttaaaaaaaaaaaggtatttatagATTGTCGTAAgtgccatgaagaaaataaaacaaggggtGTGACAGAGTGTTAGGGGAGCAGTGGGAGGAGAGTGCTGTTTTCAAGATGCCTTTGGCCTCTCCGTGGGGGCGGCCGACTTACAGGACCCATGTGGAGGCCGGGAGGCCAGGAGAGACACTGTCCACAGGGTCCAGGCTGCAGACGACTGAGGGTGTGGGTCTGGAGagagatgaaaccagagaggccAGGCCAAGAGTGGGGGCAGTCCGCGCAGAGCTGAGCTGGACGTTTTAGGACTTTGGGGCTCTGCCTCGTTAACTCACCAGTAACCCACCTGCATTCTGTTCTACACGGGTTGTCTGGCAGTTACAACTGAAAAATGGTAGAAATCAATCAGtacacttattgagcacctgctgtatgcccaGTTGGCTCCAGGCCCCCTTAGAGCTCTGGTCACAGGTGTCCAAGCTGCCATCGGAGTGTCACCACCCCTCCAGCCTCAGACCTCGAGGGTGGCCCTCTTTGCCCTCTCCTCTGGGGACAGGACAGGCAATGTCACAGGTTCCTTTCCGTCATGATGACGACGTGAGTGGTTGTGATCATCTCGTTACAAGTCACAGTTGTCACTAGGCCTCACTGGTCCCCAGATTCGAGGCTGCCCGGGAGGGATTCTGAGGCTGTGGGAACAGCCCGAGGCCCCACCCGCGCGTGCCCGTGAGTGTGCGTGCCtgggtgtgtgcacacgtgcactgTGCTCTTGGCTTAGCAGTGAAGAGCTCTGGCGAGAATCTCTCTAGAACAAGGTCACAGATCTGAGCTGGAAAGGCCTTCCTGGCAAGG is a window from the Ursus arctos isolate Adak ecotype North America unplaced genomic scaffold, UrsArc2.0 scaffold_23, whole genome shotgun sequence genome containing:
- the TBC1D10C gene encoding carabin isoform X2, producing MAQALGEDLVQPLELQDDSSSLGSDSELSGPGPYRQADRYGFIGGSSAEPGPGHPPADLIRQREMKWVEMTSHWEKTMSRRYKKVKMQCRKGIPSALRARCWPLLCGAHVCQKNSPDIYQKLAEAPGDPQWMETISRDLHRQFPLHEMFVSPQGHGQQGLLQVLKAYTLHRPEQGYCQAQGPVAAVLLMHLPPEEAFWCLVQICEVYLPGYYGPHMEAVQLDAEVFMALLRRLLPRAHKHLQQVGVGPLLYLPEWFLCLFARSLPFPTVLRVWDAFLSEGVKVLFRVGLTLVRLALGTTEQRLACPGLLETLGALRAIPPTQLQEEVFMSQVHSVALSEQDLQREIRVQLARLPESTSGPPPRPQARLPGAQAIFEAQQLAGVRGGTRPEVPRIVVQPPEEPRPPRRKPQTRGKTFHGLLTRSRGPPLEGPSRSHRGSASFLDTRF
- the TBC1D10C gene encoding carabin isoform X1, producing MGVQAPGWPEVASHSGFLHILQPVVAWVWGTMAQALGEDLVQPLELQDDSSSLGSDSELSGPGPYRQADRYGFIGGSSAEPGPGHPPADLIRQREMKWVEMTSHWEKTMSRRYKKVKMQCRKGIPSALRARCWPLLCGAHVCQKNSPDIYQKLAEAPGDPQWMETISRDLHRQFPLHEMFVSPQGHGQQGLLQVLKAYTLHRPEQGYCQAQGPVAAVLLMHLPPEEAFWCLVQICEVYLPGYYGPHMEAVQLDAEVFMALLRRLLPRAHKHLQQVGVGPLLYLPEWFLCLFARSLPFPTVLRVWDAFLSEGVKVLFRVGLTLVRLALGTTEQRLACPGLLETLGALRAIPPTQLQEEVFMSQVHSVALSEQDLQREIRVQLARLPESTSGPPPRPQARLPGAQAIFEAQQLAGVRGGTRPEVPRIVVQPPEEPRPPRRKPQTRGKTFHGLLTRSRGPPLEGPSRSHRGSASFLDTRF